The DNA window GAGGATCGATGGGAATCGATACAAGGTATTTTCCAGCAGTCGTTAGTGACGTACCGAGATCCACAAGTGTTGTACATGTACCTCCTGTTTTACAGATTTCTGTTGCTGTGGTTGTAATACCGACACCCGTGCCATTGGCCGGGAGTGCACCACTATTATCCAATGCGTACTGGTAGGTTGCGTTAAGAATAGTCGTTACGTCCGCCTGACGCTGAGCATTACGTGAATCACCCAATTGCTTGGAAGGGTTTACTGCAATGATAACGATACCTGCGAGAATCGCGATGATAGCTACGACAAGTAAAACTTCGATGAGGGTGAAGCCCACTTGTTTATTAGATTTTATATGCTTGAACAATTTCATTTTTCCGCACCCCTTTTACTTTTATAGTTCAAGCACTAGCCTAACTTACTTCTTGCCATGATGTAACGCTTATGCTTGTTGATCCAATTGTAACATATGCTTGTATCTTT is part of the Candidatus Chromulinivoraceae bacterium genome and encodes:
- a CDS encoding type II secretion system protein; protein product: MKLFKHIKSNKQVGFTLIEVLLVVAIIAILAGIVIIAVNPSKQLGDSRNAQRQADVTTILNATYQYALDNSGALPANGTGVGITTTATEICKTGGTCTTLVDLGTSLTTAGKYLVSIPIDPQCPTNCNANGNGYKISKDVNNRVTVTAPNAENGKTISVTR